AGCCGGCCGGGGGGAGGACATGGTGGCGTCCCTACGCTCGTTCGCGGCGGAGCTGGACGACCCAGTGGCCGACAAGGTGGTCGCCGCCCTCATCCTCGCCAGCCGGCGCAGCGCCGGCGAGTTGGGTGACCTCCTCTCGACGCTCGCGGAGGTGAGCCGCGACAACGCCGCCATGCTGCGCAAGGTCGATGCCGGGCGCGCCCGGGTGCGGTCGTCGATGCGGCTCATCACCGGGTTCACAGTGGCCTTCTCGCTCGTGTTCGTGTTGGCGGACCGCGACTACGTCGAGGCCTACCAAAGCTTCACCGGCCAGCTCGTACTGTGCGCGGTCGCCGGCCTCTTCGTGGCCGCGCACACCTGGACCCTGCGCGCCACCGGCGAACGTCAACCCGATGGGCTGCTGGGAGGCGTCGACCCCGATGCCGCTGCCGCCCACCACGCCGAGCCGCCGTGGTGGGGAGGCCGCCAATGAGCCCGCTCCTGTGGGCCCTGGGGGCCGGCGGGTTGGCCGGGTTGGCCCTGGTGGGGGCGTGGCGGTCGGCGTTCCCTCGCCCCGTCGCCCTCGCCGACGCCCTGGATGCCGTGGGCCGGGTGCCACCACCAGCGGAGCCCGAACCCCCCGCCGGGCTCACCGGGCTCTGGGCGGCGCGCCTGGGCCGTGCCCTGCGCGGGACGGCCGGCTCCCTTGGCCTCGACCCAGTCCGGCTGGCACCTGACCTCGGCGTGGTGGGCCGTCCCCTCGAGCACCACCTCGGGGCCAAGGCGGTGGCGGCCATCGTGGGCTTCGCCCTCCCTGTCTTGTGGGTGTGGGCCATGGCCCGGATGGGCGTTGTGGCCCTTGGTCCGGGCCTAGCCCTCACCGCGGGGCTCGGGCTCGGGGCAGCAGGCTGGTTGTTGCCCGACCTCCTCCTGCGCAGCGAGGCCGCTGAGCGCCGCAGGGCATTCGTGTCGGCATTCAGCACCTACCTGGACATGGTGGCGGTGTCATTGGCTGGCGGGGTCGGCGTGGAGGGGGCGCTTGCCGATGCGGCACGGATCGGTCGGGG
This DNA window, taken from Actinomycetota bacterium, encodes the following:
- a CDS encoding type II secretion system F family protein translates to MSPAVLGAALTGMVAAVAAVGAVWALQPAGSRPSLPVGPPRRLPDRLGTRVGLGLAAALLVLLATRWPVATALAAAGGFAAPGAARGTRRRRSSLARIDAVATWTEMLRDVLGSGSGLAQAVLITAEVAPHAIEDELRRLAARAGRGEDMVASLRSFAAELDDPVADKVVAALILASRRSAGELGDLLSTLAEVSRDNAAMLRKVDAGRARVRSSMRLITGFTVAFSLVFVLADRDYVEAYQSFTGQLVLCAVAGLFVAAHTWTLRATGERQPDGLLGGVDPDAAAAHHAEPPWWGGRQ
- a CDS encoding type II secretion system F family protein; protein product: MSPLLWALGAGGLAGLALVGAWRSAFPRPVALADALDAVGRVPPPAEPEPPAGLTGLWAARLGRALRGTAGSLGLDPVRLAPDLGVVGRPLEHHLGAKAVAAIVGFALPVLWVWAMARMGVVALGPGLALTAGLGLGAAGWLLPDLLLRSEAAERRRAFVSAFSTYLDMVAVSLAGGVGVEGALADAARIGRGREAAVLRAALEEARRSGRSQWDEMRALGAELGVDDLVEVAATVSLAGTEGARVRRSLEAKARSMRARELADAQAKAEAATERMAIPTALLMLGFLLLVGYPALMAVLGT